The Desulfomicrobium apsheronum genome has a window encoding:
- a CDS encoding DEAD/DEAH box helicase — protein sequence MDFSSFSFDQRLNVGIRDCGYVTPTPIQIQAIPSVLAGKDVLGLAQTGTGKTAAFALPLLQRMITDGISVRGPIRVLVLAPTRELALQIHETFISLGKQTGIRSAAVFGGVGETPQVKAARSASVLVACPGRLLDLVNRGLVDLSHVNALVLDEADRMFDMGFLPDLRRIMAKLPAKRQNLLFSATMPPEIRKIADQVLVQPAVVQVSNTAPSEKIQHALYPVSAGQKMALLEAFLGRTPHDCVLIFTRTKHRAKSLARKLEQKGMLATSLQGNLSQNRRQEALDGFRSGKYRIMVATDIAARGIDCVRISHVVNFDLPDTAESYTHRIGRTGRADKSGQAITLVTPEDSAQINAIERILGGRLERVRLDGFAYSNGGDEASFEEPRPARAPGRTPGRNAPVGRSGRPAPRNASDSRSPAGRSGSSRRSCAPGRSVFGVAAAAS from the coding sequence GTGGATTTTTCCTCTTTTTCTTTTGACCAGCGTTTGAACGTTGGCATCCGTGACTGCGGCTATGTTACTCCCACCCCCATTCAGATTCAGGCCATTCCGTCGGTGCTCGCCGGCAAGGATGTCCTTGGACTGGCCCAGACCGGTACCGGCAAGACCGCTGCCTTTGCCCTGCCCCTGTTGCAGCGCATGATCACGGACGGCATTTCCGTGCGCGGCCCGATTCGGGTGCTTGTGCTGGCCCCAACCCGTGAACTGGCGCTCCAGATTCACGAAACTTTCATTTCCCTCGGCAAGCAGACCGGCATCCGCTCCGCGGCTGTTTTCGGCGGCGTCGGCGAAACTCCGCAGGTCAAGGCCGCCCGTTCGGCCAGCGTCCTGGTGGCGTGCCCCGGACGTCTGCTTGACCTTGTCAACCGCGGCCTGGTGGACTTGTCCCATGTGAACGCCCTGGTCCTCGACGAAGCGGACCGCATGTTCGACATGGGCTTCTTGCCCGACCTGCGTCGCATCATGGCCAAATTGCCGGCCAAGCGTCAGAACCTCCTCTTTTCCGCGACCATGCCGCCTGAAATCCGCAAGATCGCGGATCAGGTTCTCGTTCAGCCTGCCGTGGTGCAGGTCTCCAACACGGCTCCGTCGGAAAAGATCCAGCATGCCCTGTACCCGGTTTCCGCCGGACAGAAGATGGCTCTGCTCGAAGCTTTTCTGGGCAGGACTCCGCATGACTGCGTGCTCATCTTCACCCGCACCAAGCATCGGGCCAAGAGTCTTGCCCGCAAGCTGGAGCAAAAAGGGATGCTTGCGACTTCGTTGCAGGGCAATCTTTCCCAGAACCGCAGACAGGAGGCCCTGGATGGCTTTCGTAGCGGTAAATACAGGATCATGGTCGCCACCGACATCGCGGCTCGCGGCATCGACTGCGTGCGCATTTCCCATGTCGTGAACTTCGATCTGCCGGATACGGCCGAGAGCTACACGCACCGCATCGGACGCACAGGCCGCGCGGACAAGAGTGGGCAGGCCATAACCCTGGTCACGCCGGAAGACTCCGCCCAGATCAATGCCATCGAGCGCATTCTGGGGGGGCGTCTTGAGCGGGTGCGCCTTGACGGGTTTGCCTATTCAAACGGCGGTGACGAAGCTTCCTTTGAAGAGCCCCGTCCAGCCCGTGCTCCTGGCAGAACCCCCGGTCGCAACGCTCCTGTCGGAAGATCCGGACGGCCTGCGCCGCGCAATGCCTCTGATTCGCGCTCACCTGCGGGACGCTCCGGAAGTTCGCGTCGTTCATGCGCTCCGGGACGAAGTGTATTCGGAGTGGCTGCTGCCGCTTCCTGA
- a CDS encoding radical SAM protein, producing MNMTDNHGNPEDPASRRQAFEPAYLALHRSGELRRRAGALWAMMGECRLCPRECGADRLQGERGFCRAPGTRLVISSYGTHFGEERPLVGLNGSGTIFFSHCSLRCSFCQNWEISISGEGMEQSIGELAGLMLCLQDSGCHNINLVTPTHYSAHILGALDIAAARGLRLPLVYNTCGWERLEILGMLDGVVDIYMPDFKYWEADMASKYSAGAASYPELTAKAILEMQRQTGTAQYAGGGIMQRGLIIRHLVLPNNVGGSEMIMEWIAQNLLADTYVNIMAQYHPEYKAQEHPELSRTITSGEYAAVVEKAKKLGLVNLDIQGRRLL from the coding sequence ATGAACATGACCGACAACCATGGAAATCCCGAAGATCCGGCCTCGCGGCGTCAGGCTTTTGAGCCGGCCTATCTTGCCCTCCACCGCTCGGGCGAGCTGCGTCGGCGCGCCGGGGCCCTTTGGGCCATGATGGGGGAATGCCGCCTCTGCCCCCGGGAGTGCGGGGCCGACCGCCTGCAGGGGGAGCGCGGGTTTTGCCGCGCTCCGGGCACGCGGCTCGTCATCTCCTCCTACGGCACCCATTTCGGGGAAGAGCGGCCCCTTGTGGGACTGAACGGGTCCGGGACGATCTTCTTTTCCCATTGCAGCCTGCGCTGCTCCTTCTGCCAGAACTGGGAGATCAGCATTTCGGGGGAGGGCATGGAACAGAGCATTGGGGAGTTGGCCGGGCTGATGCTCTGCCTGCAGGACTCGGGGTGCCACAACATCAATCTGGTCACACCCACGCACTACAGCGCCCATATTCTCGGCGCCCTCGACATCGCAGCCGCCCGCGGCCTACGTCTGCCGCTGGTCTACAACACCTGCGGCTGGGAACGGCTTGAAATCCTCGGAATGCTGGACGGGGTTGTGGACATCTACATGCCGGATTTCAAGTATTGGGAAGCGGACATGGCGTCGAAGTATTCGGCAGGTGCGGCAAGTTATCCGGAACTGACGGCCAAGGCCATCCTCGAGATGCAGCGGCAGACAGGCACGGCGCAGTATGCCGGAGGCGGAATCATGCAGCGCGGGCTCATCATCCGGCATCTTGTCTTGCCAAACAATGTCGGCGGATCCGAAATGATCATGGAATGGATCGCTCAAAATCTTCTTGCGGATACATACGTCAACATCATGGCGCAGTACCATCCAGAATATAAGGCTCAGGAGCATCCGGAACTGTCCAGAACAATCACTTCAGGGGAATATGCGGCTGTTGTCGAAAAAGCGAAAAAGCTGGGCCTTGTGAATCTCGATATCCAGGGTCGGCGGCTGCTTTGA
- a CDS encoding cation-translocating P-type ATPase — translation MTEFSGNEHRTWHVLPVSEVLAALGSRAGGLAAAQARHRLGACGPNEISASEGVSLWRLLLAQFRSLIVWILVVAAIVSGILGEAVDAFAILAIVVLNAAMGFYQEYNAEKSIAALRRMAAPQAKVLRDGRVTAVAASEVVPGDVLALEAGDLVAADARLLASTAFSCVESALTGESEAVDKDAGAACACETPLADRLNMVFMGTSVATGTARAVVTATGMGTELGRIAQLIETGEEDTPLQKKLDAFGRVLIWATLGIVALLFLLGYLRGSAPFELFLGAVSLAVAAVPEGLPAVVTVALALGVSRMARRRALVRSPPAVETLGSTTVICTDKTGTLTAGEMTVRALYVAGQAFEVTGEGYAPDGEVLAGGGAPDVRQREVLLELASVLLGCNNARLAEKDGMWSAVGDPTEAAMLAAGAKAGGDPDGFDAAMPRVHEIPFDSDRKLSTVVRRMPDGTARALVNGAPDVLLERCTRILAPEGVRPMTDGDRRNIAAQNAAMASQALRVLGSARRDLDDAVLSAALARECSGPASHPSDPSPHAPNAIEQGLTFIGLCGMYDPPRPEAGEAVARCRAAGIRVVMITGDHPHTAAAIARELGISAEGQAVSGAELNAMSDEELARRVAGIDVYARVTAEHKLRVIRAWKEGGAVVAMTGDGVNDAPAVKGADIGIAMGRSGTEVTRQASDMVITDDNFATIVDAVEEGRGIFDNIRKTLQYLLAGNTGELLLMAVCVIIGLPVPLLPIHLLWINLVTDGLPALCLATDPIDPEVMQRRPRSRTEGITDGSFLGGMFLTGVLTASVAFAAYLLALDGGSVETARSWAFTVLVVAELLRSFGARSATRPVWRASVTSNMNLLLVVALTLGAQVLSQHNELLGRFLKTVHIPAADAVLLFALGAIPLLVLEGVKVMGRVFSERGMKS, via the coding sequence ATGACCGAATTTTCAGGCAACGAACACAGAACCTGGCACGTGCTTCCTGTCTCGGAAGTCCTGGCGGCCCTGGGTTCAAGGGCCGGGGGCCTTGCGGCCGCCCAGGCGCGCCATCGTCTTGGCGCCTGCGGGCCCAACGAGATAAGTGCCTCCGAGGGAGTCAGCCTGTGGCGTCTGCTTCTGGCCCAGTTCAGGAGCCTCATCGTCTGGATTCTCGTGGTTGCCGCCATTGTCTCCGGGATCCTCGGGGAGGCTGTGGACGCGTTCGCCATCCTGGCCATTGTCGTGCTCAACGCGGCCATGGGCTTCTATCAGGAGTATAACGCCGAAAAGTCCATCGCGGCCCTGCGCAGGATGGCCGCGCCCCAGGCCAAGGTGCTGCGCGACGGGCGCGTGACCGCCGTCGCGGCGTCCGAAGTCGTTCCCGGCGATGTGCTCGCCCTGGAAGCCGGCGACCTGGTGGCCGCCGACGCCCGCCTTCTTGCATCAACGGCTTTTTCGTGCGTTGAATCGGCTCTGACCGGGGAGTCCGAGGCTGTGGACAAGGACGCCGGGGCGGCCTGCGCATGCGAGACGCCGCTGGCGGACCGTTTGAACATGGTTTTCATGGGCACGAGCGTGGCCACGGGCACTGCCAGGGCCGTGGTCACGGCCACGGGCATGGGCACGGAACTGGGCCGCATCGCGCAGCTCATCGAGACGGGCGAAGAGGACACGCCGCTGCAGAAGAAGCTCGACGCCTTCGGCCGCGTGCTCATTTGGGCGACCTTGGGCATCGTGGCGCTCTTGTTCCTGCTGGGATACCTGCGCGGCAGCGCGCCTTTCGAGCTTTTTCTGGGCGCCGTCAGCCTGGCCGTCGCGGCCGTGCCCGAGGGCCTGCCCGCCGTGGTCACGGTGGCCCTGGCCCTTGGAGTCTCGCGCATGGCCCGCCGCCGCGCCCTGGTGCGCAGCCCGCCCGCCGTCGAGACTCTGGGTTCGACCACGGTCATCTGCACGGACAAGACCGGCACCCTGACGGCCGGGGAGATGACCGTGCGCGCTTTGTATGTCGCCGGACAGGCTTTCGAGGTCACGGGGGAGGGCTACGCGCCGGATGGCGAGGTGCTGGCGGGCGGGGGCGCCCCGGATGTGCGGCAGCGGGAAGTTTTGCTGGAACTCGCTTCGGTCCTGCTGGGCTGCAACAATGCCCGCCTGGCCGAGAAGGATGGGATGTGGAGCGCGGTGGGCGACCCCACCGAAGCCGCCATGCTGGCGGCCGGGGCCAAGGCCGGCGGCGATCCGGACGGTTTTGACGCCGCCATGCCGCGCGTGCATGAGATCCCTTTCGACTCCGACCGCAAGCTGAGCACCGTTGTCCGCCGCATGCCGGACGGAACCGCCCGCGCCCTGGTCAACGGCGCCCCCGATGTGCTCCTGGAACGCTGCACGCGCATCCTCGCCCCCGAGGGCGTGCGTCCCATGACCGACGGGGACCGCCGCAACATCGCCGCACAAAACGCAGCCATGGCCAGCCAGGCCCTGCGTGTCCTGGGCTCCGCCCGGCGCGACCTGGATGACGCCGTCCTCTCGGCCGCCCTCGCCCGGGAGTGCTCCGGCCCCGCTTCCCATCCATCGGATCCTTCACCCCATGCGCCCAACGCCATCGAGCAGGGCCTGACCTTCATCGGCCTCTGCGGCATGTACGACCCGCCGCGCCCGGAAGCCGGGGAAGCCGTCGCCAGATGCCGGGCCGCAGGTATCCGCGTGGTCATGATCACCGGCGACCATCCGCACACGGCGGCCGCCATCGCCCGTGAACTGGGCATCTCTGCCGAAGGGCAGGCGGTGTCCGGGGCAGAGCTGAATGCCATGAGCGACGAGGAGCTTGCCCGGCGCGTCGCGGGCATCGACGTCTATGCCCGGGTCACGGCCGAGCACAAGCTGCGCGTCATCCGCGCCTGGAAGGAGGGGGGTGCCGTGGTGGCCATGACCGGGGACGGCGTCAACGACGCCCCGGCCGTCAAGGGCGCGGACATCGGCATCGCCATGGGCCGCAGCGGCACCGAGGTCACGCGGCAGGCCTCGGACATGGTCATCACCGACGACAATTTCGCAACCATCGTGGACGCCGTGGAGGAGGGCCGGGGCATCTTCGACAACATCCGCAAAACCCTGCAGTACCTCCTTGCGGGCAACACCGGCGAGCTGCTGCTCATGGCGGTCTGCGTCATCATCGGCCTGCCCGTGCCGTTGCTGCCCATCCACCTGCTGTGGATCAACCTTGTCACCGACGGTCTGCCCGCCCTCTGCCTGGCCACGGACCCCATCGACCCCGAGGTCATGCAGCGCCGCCCCCGCTCTCGGACAGAAGGCATAACGGACGGCAGCTTCCTGGGCGGCATGTTCCTTACGGGAGTCCTGACCGCCTCGGTGGCCTTCGCGGCCTATCTCCTCGCCCTGGACGGGGGCAGCGTGGAAACGGCCCGATCCTGGGCCTTCACGGTCCTTGTCGTGGCCGAGCTCCTGCGCTCCTTCGGCGCCCGCAGCGCGACCAGACCCGTCTGGCGCGCGTCCGTTACCTCCAACATGAATCTGCTGCTGGTCGTGGCCCTGACGCTCGGCGCGCAGGTGCTGAGCCAGCACAACGAGCTGCTGGGGCGTTTCCTCAAGACCGTGCACATTCCAGCGGCCGACGCGGTCCTGCTCTTCGCCTTGGGTGCGATTCCCCTGCTTGTCCTCGAAGGGGTGAAGGTCATGGGCCGGGTGTTTTCAGAAAGGGGTATGAAGTCGTGA
- a CDS encoding TIGR04211 family SH3 domain-containing protein, producing MKRYMMLAMMAVLLVAGVAHAQTAYVTDVFEITLRSGPTNSNKILKMLPSSTSVEVLRNDKDWSLVRAEGTEGWVLARYLTRTVPAALQVERFAKENETLRAKMTEMTEKTSATAGENQALLDRLNRAETELATLKQRYAELERGSKAYVDLKKAHDELTAQQVQTAQRAEALEMKNRDLSGDTQFRWFLTGAGVVGASLLLGLILGRLQRKKTGRMFG from the coding sequence ATGAAAAGATATATGATGCTGGCCATGATGGCAGTGCTCTTGGTCGCAGGAGTGGCGCACGCGCAGACCGCCTACGTGACTGACGTTTTCGAGATAACGCTGCGCTCCGGACCGACCAACAGCAACAAGATCCTGAAGATGCTTCCGTCCAGCACTTCCGTGGAAGTGCTCAGAAACGACAAGGACTGGTCCCTTGTGCGGGCCGAAGGTACGGAAGGATGGGTGCTGGCGCGATACCTGACCCGGACGGTTCCGGCCGCCCTCCAGGTGGAGCGATTTGCCAAGGAGAATGAAACCCTGCGCGCCAAAATGACCGAAATGACCGAGAAGACTTCCGCCACGGCCGGAGAAAACCAGGCATTGCTGGATCGCCTAAACCGCGCCGAGACGGAACTGGCCACGTTGAAGCAGCGGTATGCTGAACTGGAACGGGGATCGAAAGCCTACGTGGATTTGAAGAAAGCCCATGATGAACTCACCGCCCAACAGGTCCAAACGGCGCAGCGTGCAGAAGCCCTGGAAATGAAGAACAGGGACCTGAGCGGTGACACGCAGTTCAGGTGGTTTCTCACCGGCGCGGGCGTCGTCGGCGCGAGCCTGCTCCTGGGCCTGATTCTGGGACGGTTACAACGGAAGAAAACAGGCCGCATGTTTGGCTGA
- a CDS encoding tetratricopeptide repeat protein, whose protein sequence is MRLACCLVFCIAFALAGCATPRIVVLSDPLDAREHNDLGASYETSGELDLALMAYETAAAKDRSWDQPLINLGNVHAALGDWAQAAASYRQALKRNPENPEAMNNLAFAQTNLGQERDALKWSAQALKIEPGNVLFKSTRALVLSRTGEKAEALRLLDEALRDLPGENPLREEIIALRDQIAGAAP, encoded by the coding sequence GTGCGCCTTGCCTGCTGTCTTGTCTTTTGCATTGCCTTTGCCCTGGCCGGCTGCGCCACGCCACGGATAGTCGTGCTCTCCGATCCGCTGGATGCCAGGGAACACAATGATCTCGGAGCCTCCTACGAGACTTCCGGGGAACTTGATCTGGCCCTCATGGCCTACGAAACCGCCGCCGCCAAGGACCGCTCCTGGGATCAGCCGCTCATCAATCTGGGCAACGTGCATGCGGCCCTGGGTGACTGGGCGCAGGCCGCGGCCAGTTACCGACAGGCCCTGAAACGAAATCCTGAAAATCCCGAGGCCATGAACAATCTGGCCTTTGCCCAGACAAATCTGGGGCAGGAGCGGGACGCTCTGAAATGGTCCGCCCAGGCTCTAAAGATCGAGCCCGGTAACGTGCTTTTCAAGAGCACCCGGGCGCTGGTCCTGTCTCGAACTGGCGAGAAAGCCGAGGCATTGAGACTTTTGGACGAGGCCCTGCGGGATTTGCCGGGCGAGAACCCGCTACGCGAAGAAATAATCGCCCTGCGCGACCAGATAGCAGGGGCCGCACCTTGA
- a CDS encoding redox-sensing transcriptional repressor Rex has protein sequence MANTKKRPRIDKKNLIIRRMSTYLRTLDHLQNKGVKVISSADLEKIDGVTQSLVRRDFAEFGSFGVRGVGYHVPELREQIARVLGFDRHWKVALIGAGGLGSVLMHSASFKKRNLEVVQIFDHAGVSVGTSIEGIPVHDIANIEQELDASRIDLAIIAVPPPEVQSVIDRLSQLGVRGALYFASRPVRVPENMVVLNMDITVELGVLTYQLQDF, from the coding sequence ATGGCAAACACGAAAAAACGCCCGAGGATCGACAAGAAGAACCTCATCATCCGGCGTATGTCCACATATCTGCGCACATTGGACCATCTTCAGAACAAGGGCGTGAAGGTCATTTCATCCGCAGACCTCGAAAAGATCGACGGCGTGACCCAGAGCCTGGTCCGCCGGGATTTCGCCGAGTTCGGGTCCTTCGGAGTCAGGGGCGTCGGCTACCATGTGCCGGAGCTGCGTGAGCAGATCGCGCGGGTTCTCGGATTTGACCGGCACTGGAAGGTCGCCCTGATCGGAGCCGGAGGCCTGGGTAGCGTGCTCATGCATTCGGCGTCTTTCAAGAAACGCAACCTGGAGGTGGTCCAGATTTTCGACCACGCCGGCGTCAGCGTGGGCACTTCCATCGAGGGCATCCCCGTGCACGACATTGCCAACATCGAGCAGGAGCTGGACGCAAGCCGCATCGACCTGGCCATCATTGCCGTCCCGCCGCCGGAAGTCCAGAGCGTCATCGACCGCCTTTCGCAGCTGGGCGTCCGAGGAGCGCTCTATTTCGCTTCCCGTCCGGTGCGGGTCCCTGAAAACATGGTGGTTCTGAACATGGACATCACTGTGGAGCTCGGGGTGCTGACCTACCAACTGCAGGATTTCTGA
- the thiC gene encoding phosphomethylpyrimidine synthase ThiC, with translation MTQSIFAREGTITPEMRVVAEKENLDPEIIRDGVAQGRIVIPKNVGRNFSVEGIGAGLKTKVNANIGTSGVQGALDIELSKLDVAVRAGAHSVMDLSTGRDLMTTRRAILHHSPVMVGAVPLYAVAADLVDAGQSIEAMTASLLLESIEAQCAEGLDYITVHCGVTREAVARTHAQDRVAGIVSRGGALLAAWMERNNRENPLLEEFDRLLDIAFRFDVTLSLGDGLRPGAVSDATDSAQIQELLVIGELGRRARARGVQVMIEGPGHMPLNQIAGNVMLQKRICDGAPFYVLGPLTTDIAPGYDHITAAIGGAVAAAAGADFLCYVTPAEHLCLPDMDDVHQGVISTLIAAHSGDIAKGVPGAMDRDRALSVCRKELDWDGMFAAALDQDLPRRRWEENRASEGKTCTMCGKLCAMDAHNSLRRGCSS, from the coding sequence ATGACACAGTCGATTTTTGCCCGAGAGGGAACGATTACCCCTGAAATGCGGGTAGTGGCGGAGAAGGAGAATCTGGATCCTGAAATCATTCGTGATGGCGTGGCACAGGGGCGGATCGTCATCCCAAAGAACGTGGGGCGGAATTTTTCCGTCGAGGGAATCGGCGCGGGCCTGAAAACCAAGGTCAACGCCAACATCGGGACATCCGGAGTGCAGGGTGCGCTGGACATTGAATTGAGCAAACTCGATGTGGCGGTCAGGGCCGGAGCGCACAGCGTCATGGACCTGTCCACGGGCCGCGATCTGATGACCACCCGGCGCGCGATCCTTCATCATTCGCCGGTCATGGTCGGGGCCGTTCCCCTGTATGCGGTGGCCGCCGATCTGGTCGATGCCGGACAATCAATAGAAGCCATGACCGCGTCCTTGCTGCTCGAATCCATCGAGGCGCAGTGCGCGGAAGGGCTTGATTACATCACCGTGCACTGCGGAGTGACCCGCGAGGCCGTGGCAAGGACGCATGCGCAGGACCGGGTGGCCGGGATCGTCAGCCGTGGCGGGGCGCTCCTGGCGGCCTGGATGGAACGCAACAACCGTGAAAATCCGTTGCTGGAGGAATTCGACAGGCTCCTCGACATCGCGTTTCGCTTCGATGTCACTCTGAGCCTGGGTGATGGGCTGCGCCCCGGGGCGGTCAGCGACGCCACGGACTCCGCGCAGATCCAGGAGCTGCTGGTCATCGGGGAGCTGGGCAGACGGGCCAGGGCCAGAGGTGTTCAGGTCATGATCGAGGGGCCGGGACACATGCCCCTGAATCAGATCGCGGGCAACGTCATGTTGCAAAAGCGCATCTGCGACGGCGCGCCCTTTTATGTGCTGGGACCTTTGACCACGGACATCGCGCCCGGATACGACCACATCACCGCCGCCATCGGAGGCGCTGTAGCGGCGGCGGCCGGTGCGGATTTTCTGTGCTATGTGACTCCCGCCGAGCATCTTTGCCTGCCTGACATGGACGATGTGCATCAGGGCGTGATCAGTACGCTCATCGCGGCGCATTCCGGTGATATCGCCAAGGGTGTCCCAGGCGCCATGGACCGGGACCGCGCTTTGTCCGTTTGCCGCAAGGAACTGGACTGGGATGGCATGTTCGCGGCGGCCCTGGACCAGGATCTGCCCAGGCGCCGCTGGGAGGAAAATCGCGCCAGCGAAGGCAAGACCTGCACCATGTGCGGCAAGCTCTGCGCCATGGATGCCCACAATTCCCTGCGTCGGGGATGTTCTTCCTGA